CGATGAGGATGCCCAGCCATGCCAGGAGGAGGTACTTCACCTTAATGGCCGGGAGACGACTCTTTGGAGGGTTGGAGAGGAGGGGATGGATGAGCGggggaagagaaaaacacagtaaaccAAGAAGACTTGACAGCTGATCATAAAAGCAGACCTACAACAGAACGCCACAATGGCTGAAAGAACAGCTGGTTACTTGACCTTAGGATACAGCCAATATAGCTGATGTGCAGCGGTGGAAAAAGTATTcttcacttaagtaaaggtaCCAATACATTAATGTGGAAAAGGCAAAAGTCCTGCTTTCTGAATctcatttaagtaaaagtactatgATTATTATCAGCAAAAAGGAACTTAAAGTATTAAGAGTACGGTAAAAGTACTcgagctgcagaaaaaaatggcccctgtgactgatagTACTGACGCATCAATGCGtaagcagtattttaatgtttcagctTGTTGTGGTGAAGCCAGCTTTAACTATGTCTTATTCAGTCACTCTGGTCGTTCCCAACCTTGGGGTCGGGGCCCCCTCCtcacaaaatacagtacataaatcTGAGAGGTTGTGAGTttattaatgggagaggaaaaaaagaaaagaaaaaaggtctgCAACACAAATTTGTATTCTTTTTCTGGACTTTTCTTTagtctttgggtttttttgtgaaatattggattaATTTACCTCTTTAGGCCTCAAACAATTAtctaaatgaaaccatctgagaagtttagaggaaAAATGGGTCTTTGGTAGAACTGCTAACAACCaacagacatctgaaatgtgatgAACCCCAACCAGACACTCATTCTTTCGTGAGtggtcacaagcaaaaaaaagggttgggacctcctgttttcatttatatacGTGCATTGTATTTTACAAGTGTATTATTTGCTGTTCCTCTGAAAAACAgctagtaactacagctgttaaGCAACTGTAGCTGAGTCCAACGTATCCTACAATATTTCCCTTGGACatttagtggagtaaaagtaatagggagtggtggaagaagtaaaCATGTCATTACCACAAATGCACAAATTCTCTGTCACAAATACAAATTCCTGCATTTAAATTTCTACTTAAGTCAAAGCAAACAAGCATCAACACCAAAATGCACTTAAGAATCAAGAGTGAGAGTAATCATTTGCAGCATGTCCCCTTTCTGCAGAGTGTGTTATAAGTATAGCTATAAGTATAGCTgtcaaatgtagtggagtaaaaatttagaatatttcaCCACGAAATTTGGTGGAATAGAAGTGTAAAGTAGTATATAATTGAActactcaaagaaaaaaaaacaaaaagtacaagtacatcaAATCGCACACTTGCCTTACCTGAGTAAAAGCACCGATTTCGTCTTCCACCTCTGAGGCCTTCAAAATAACTAAATGAGCAGCTGGTCAACTGACCTCAAGATAGAACCGACATAGTTATATGATGATGTGTAGCTACCAAGTGTGGCGTTGCATGTGGACTTGACGCAGAAGCCACCGACGCAGGTACCGTCAGGGTGCCGGCGCTTCGACGCGCACGCGGCTACGTGCCGGCGCGGACCCCTGTGGCGCGCGACAACAAAAGCGGACCGACACCACGCTGGTCTAGACGTACCTGCAGGCCTTTGGACAGCGGGCAGAACAGCGCCAGGTGGACAAGTCTCCGCAAAGCCCTCGGCATCATGGGCGGCTCTGTCGGGGAGGCGGCGGGGCTGGAAAGCGATCACATCCTCGGAGCAGACCTACGCCGTGCGTCGCAAATAAGCAAAGCCCGCGTCTAAGGATCGAGCGCGGCATATGCCACGCAGCTTCGTCCGGCTTGTCTTTTGCTGCACCGACGGACACGGGGCTGACGAAACAGGCGATCGCTACAGAATGGCTTCGCAGGTCCAATTTTCTCAAAGGCAAATCATTCTCCGGAGGggaaacagcaacaaaaaacaaaacaaaaaaacaaaaccccaaaaaacgATCAAGAGTGAGTCCTCGAAATTGAGCGATTTCGGATTTGAGATCCACATGGGCCGGAAAATCTCCGTTACAGGCCAGAATAAATACCTCCTTCTAAATATTCCCTCCTCGGCGTCCAGCCGCAATCACCAGCAAAGCAGCCAAATGAATGCAAAGGCCGCGTCTTCGTTGTCCCATCAGATGAAAGTGGACATAATTGTGACACCGACGTAGCCGGTGGGTCTCCACGATGAGCAAACAACCTCTGCTTCTCGGCGTCGCATCGCTGCGAGTCTTTAAAGGGAAAGCTGCGGGATCACAGCtgtgacatatatatatatatatatatatatatatatatatatatatatatatatatatatatatatatatatacatttataccGCCTCTCCTGTGTGCTTCCTGTCCCTCTTCCTGTGAGCAGAAAACACAGGTCAACAGCACACCCTACCTTACATATTTAACCCctgttaatataaatatacGGCCAAAATTGTTGAAAGAATAAACAGGTCACagaaaaatgttactgtttttaaaattacaaatcaaaatagaattaaaatgtGGTACAGACTTTTTCTTAAAATCAGTCATTAAAAGTagaacatatattta
The sequence above is a segment of the Xiphias gladius isolate SHS-SW01 ecotype Sanya breed wild unplaced genomic scaffold, ASM1685928v1 HiC_scaffold_1217, whole genome shotgun sequence genome. Coding sequences within it:
- the LOC120787170 gene encoding divergent protein kinase domain 1B-like, producing MMPRALRRLVHLALFCPLSKGLQSRLPAIKVKYLLLAWLGILIASWVIYMQYASYSELCRGHVCHMVIVSIRSQPSEAHN